One genomic region from Nymphaea colorata isolate Beijing-Zhang1983 chromosome 12, ASM883128v2, whole genome shotgun sequence encodes:
- the LOC116265277 gene encoding protein-tyrosine sulfotransferase-like has protein sequence MAIASSHEEDFESCESVVLGWRDGSISDGSTTIEAQQSSLQNLLFFLHVPRSGGRSFFHCFLRHLFRNLECPCSYGENLPFDPSESKCRVFVAHRGYDLTSKLPMDKTSVLTVLRHPVARVLSSYEKAVEWGARFLAHAHSASAAQITEKFRREWRDMTVLDAWPWNYLLPWTIEDLFARRNARGNERVMEEIKNPYDIEEIVMPLHAFINDPLAHELIHNGATFQVAGLTNNSCLKDSHAVRRCVQKHPSLGRYVLDVAKERLEKMFHIALTEKHKESARMFAEAVGAQAISELQALASQPKAAANNGAVDQSRFLIVRSMLV, from the exons ATGGCCATTGCGTCTTCGCACGAGGAAGATTTTGAGAGCTGCGAAAGTGTCGTGCTTGGGTGGAGAGATGGATCTATCTCTGATGGGTCTACAACTATTGAAGCGCAACAGTCCAGTCTGCAGAACTTGCTTTTCTTCCTCCATGTGCCCAGAAGCGGAGGTCGCTCATTCTTCCACTG ctTTCTGAGGCATCTGTTCCGAAACCTAGAGTGCCCCTGCTCATATGGCGAAAATCTACCCTTCGATCCGAG TGAGTCCAAGTGTAGAGTGTTTGTTGCACACCGTGGGTACGACTTGACGTCCAAATTACCGATGGACAAAACTTCGGTGCTCACTGTGCTGCGGCATCCGGTGGCTCGAGTACTGAGCAGCTACGAGAAGGCTGTGGAATGGGGAGCTCGGTTTCTGGCCCACGCTCATTCCGCTTCCGCCGCCCAGATCACGGAGAAGTTTCGGAGAGAATGGCGTGATATGACGGTGCTAGATGCATGGCCATGGAATTACCTTCTCCCATGGACGATTGAAGACCTATTTGCAAGG AGGAATGCTAGAGGAAATGAAAGGGTAATGGAAGAAATCAAAAATCCATACGACATCGAAGAGATCGTCATGCCATTACATGCTTTTATTAATGATCCGCTTGCACATGAACTCATCCATAATGGTGCCACTTTTCAG GTAGCTGGATTGACAAACAATTCCTGCTTAAAAGATTCCCATGCTGTGCGCCGCTGTGTACAGAAGCACCCATCACTTGGACGATACGTACTCGATGTTGCGAAG GAAAGATTGGAGAAAATGTTCCATATTGCACTCACAGAGAAACATAAAGAGTCAGCCAGAATGTTTGCTGAAGCAGTTGGTGCGCAAGCGATTTCGGAGCTGCAAGCCCTAGCATCTCAACCTAAAGCAGCAGCTAACAATGGCGCAG TTGATCAGAGTCGTTTTCTAATTGTAAGAAGCATGCTTGTGTGA